The following coding sequences are from one Danaus plexippus chromosome 13 unlocalized genomic scaffold, MEX_DaPlex mxdp_15, whole genome shotgun sequence window:
- the LOC116770118 gene encoding putative phospholipase B-like lamina ancestor — protein sequence MSKILKVVGASWLQTKISSYILAFLGILAILALFFGQFERIQGDGNYAATVFYSDKTGYRIEYWGESNDLKDIARGVARAYFRGDIETNGWSLLEVETDGSYPDEIQAYAAGIVEGALTWYLIHVHLENTIRAKCEDQPLEKNCDKLRDALDKSANIWKYYAAERAASDPFWHHVSLYYTQIRGIYTGWKYGIEKSMLEYETDISDLYWLNAMAEVEEIQHKLNVSVEDSVFAGLPSLSSSLVRIVNESEDGSVKKLFVAQDAAGSYSSMTRIMKRYKLNYHVTSKDSMPAPGSDVQFTGYPGSITSQDEFYVIKGDNHRLAVTGTPLKIYNNKLWKNINITEQVPIGPRITAANHLSSNVSSWGHTIARSNSGTACKQWLVVDFNKMKHVGGRHSDKDTITETMLDDDTKHTVVHRAGTGRAKGLLWLIEQVPARTHSADISEAFLEKTYWATYGLPFFVDIANVTHTTKMEELFGTMFSETSSPRAIIFQNGYKNATTLESVIKLMRTNNKTAYNETRNKINCNDDNSCILKESEHWNILGLRGDLLEKHKEAYGIIDTKVVSADSKDSLDFVAISSPQFTETKTENASKINKGNIASTYTDQFDDVPIINGLEIRDLIKQQQEEAERETLELLNKDTVKPFQWSKSEFKDDAHEGLPDMWNFGIYRPNWSW from the exons atgaGCAAAATTCTTAAAGTAGTTGGAGCCTCCTGGCTGCAAACCAAAATAAGCTCTTATATACTGGCTTTCCTTGGAATTCTTGCTATTTTAGCGCTCTTCTTTGGACAATTTGAaag AATCCAAGGAGACGGAAATTACGCAGCAACTGTTTTCTATTCAGACAAAACCGGATATCGCATCGAGTACTGGGGTGAGAGCAACGATCTTAAGGATATCGCACGGGGTGTCGCTCGTGCATACTTCAGAGGAGATATCGAAACAAACGG gTGGTCTTTATTAGAAGTTGAGACGGATGGCTCTTATCCAGACGAAATCCAAGCTTACGCAGCCGGCATAGTTGAAGGTGCTCTGACCTGGTACCTTATTCACGTGCACTTAGAGAACACCATACGGGCGAAATGCGAAGATCAGCCATTAGAGAAGAACTGCGATAAACTGAGAGACGCTTTGGACAAGTCAGCGAATATTTGGAAATATTACGCGGCGGAACGCGCTGCGTCCGATCCGTTTTGGCATCAT GTTTCGTTGTACTACACCCAGATCAGAGGGATTTATACGGGCTGGAAATACGGTATAGAGAAAAGCATGCTGGAATATGAGACCGATATATCAGATCTGTATTGGTTGAACGCGATGGCCGAGGTGGAGGAGATCCAGCACAAACTGAACGTTAGTGTGGAAGACTCTGTGTTCGCCGGTCTGCCCAGTCTATCGAGCTCTCTGGTCAGGATAGTGAATGAGTCAGAGGACGGTTCCGTTAAGAAGCTGTTTGTGGCACAGGACGCGGCTGGAAG TTATTCGTCAATGACGAGAATTATGAAGAGATACAAACTTAATTATCACGTAACATCGAAGGACTCGATGCCGGCTCCGGGAAGTGACGTACAGTTCACGGGTTATCCGGGCTCTATAACCAGCCAGGACGAGTTCTACGTCATCAAAGGAGACAACCACCGTCTAGCTGTCACGGGAACgccattgaaaatatacaacaacAAATTGTGGAAGAATATCAACATCACTGAACAG GTACCAATAGGTCCTCGAATTACAGCAGCAAATCACCTGTCGTCTAATGTTAGTTCTTGGGGACATACTATAGCCAGAAGCAATTCCGGCACCGCCTGCAAGCAGTGGCTTGTGGTGGACTTCAACAAGATGAAACATGTCGGCGGTAGACACAGCGACAAAGACACCATCACGGAGACAATGCTTGACGA CGACACAAAACACACCGTTGTTCACCGCGCCGGCACAGGTCGTGCCAAGGGTTTGTTATGGCTGATCGAGCAAGTCCCGGCTCGCACTCACTCCGCAGACATCTCTGAAGCCTTCCTTGAGAAGACATACTGGGCTACGTACGGACTGCCATTCTTTGTT gaCATAGCAAACGTAACGCACACAACGAAAATGGAAGAGCTGTTCGGAACGATGTTCTCAGAGACATCATCACCAAGAGCAATAATTTTCCAAAACGGTTATAAAAATGCGACAACTTTAGAGagcgttataaaattaatgagaacTAATAACAAAACTGCGTATAACGAAactagaaacaaaataaactgtaACGACGACAACAGCTGTATTCTTAAAGAAAGTGAACATTGGAACATCCTTGGTCTAAGAGGAGACTTGCTTGAAAAACATAAAGAAGCTTACGGTATTATTGATACTAAAGTAGTGAGCg CTGATTCAAAGGACTCTCTGGATTTCGTTGCAATATCAAGTCCACAGTTCACTGAGACTAAAACAGAAAACGcgtccaaaataaataaagggaATATAGCGTCCACGTATACGGATCAATTCGATGACGTGCCAATAATAAATGGTTTAGAAATACGGGATCTTATAAAACAACAGCAGGAGGAAGCGGAAAGAGAAACACTGGAGCTACTAAACAAAGACACCGTTAAACCTTTCCAGTGGTCGAAAAGCGAGTTCAAAGATGACGCTCACGAAGGTCTCCCGGACATGTGGAACTTTGGTATCTACAGACCGAATTGGTCCTGGTGA
- the LOC116770372 gene encoding NADH dehydrogenase [ubiquinone] 1 alpha subcomplex subunit 6-like, with protein sequence MAQAVRAGSKVAKPVLSLDSAEAHRRVLGLYRGYYRYIPYIAKHFDIQKSEAQCKSKLREFFYKNACLTDLRVIDVLVIKGYMNLKEITHNWQQKGHIMSYFNPTIDPKPSGFINKFLANED encoded by the exons ATGGCTCAAGCAGTAAGAGCTGGTAGTAAAGTTGCTAAGCCTGTGCTATCACTAGATTCTGCTGAGGCACATAGGCGTGTCTTAGGATTGTATCGAGGATACTATCGTTATATTCCCTATATAG CAAAACACTTTGATATTCAAAAAAGTGAAGCACAATGCAAGTCGAAGCTTAGGGAATTTTTCTATAAGAATGCTTGCTTAACGGACTTGAGAGTTATTGATGTTCTAGTAATCAAG GGCTACATGAATTTGAAAGAGATAACACATAACTGGCAACAGAAAGGTCATATCATGTCATACTTTAATCCGACAATCGATCCTAAGCCAAGTGGATTTATCAACAAATTTTTGGCTAatgaagattaa
- the LOC116770132 gene encoding NADH dehydrogenase [ubiquinone] 1 alpha subcomplex subunit 6-like encodes MSARQAIQVGTKTVKPVLSVTQGEARLRVLNLYKAWYRQIPYIVKDFDIPKSEEQCRAKLKEIFLRNKDVTDIRVIDILVIKGQMELKESVNIWKQKGHIMAYFKPTEEPKPKDFLSKFFSGVE; translated from the exons atgtcTGCAAGACAAGCCATACAAGTTGGCACTAAAACCGTTAAGCCAGTCCTTTCTGTAACTCAAGGAGAGGCGAGGTTGCGAGTGTTAAATTTGTACAAGGCTTGGTATCGTCAAATCCCGTACATAG TCAAAGATTTTGATATCCCAAAATCAGAAGAACAATGCCGTGCTAAGCTAAAGGAAATCTTTTTAAGGAACAAGGATGTGACTGACATTAGAGTTATTGATATCCTCGTTATCAAG GGACAAATGGAATTAAAAGAATCTGTCAACATCTGGAAGCAAAAGGGGCATATAATGGCATATTTCAAGCCTACTGAAGAACCTAAGCCTAAAGATTTCCTTTCAAAGTTCTTCTCGGGAGTTGaatga
- the LOC116770371 gene encoding charged multivesicular body protein 2b, which yields MNFFKKAPTVKEQQRENDRELRKAGRDLERDKNALEREEKKLELEIKKMAKEGNNEGCKILAKQLVQMRKQKTRMYAANSKISSVQIHNKAMGANIAIAGAMGTTAKTMGNINKILNPAQISKDMEAFKVASAKMDMTDEMISETLDDIMTESGDEEETEGVVNQVLDEIGIEISGKMANAPSVSRNRVGESTSDIDKELMAQLTKLKS from the exons ATGAACTTTTTCAAAAAGGCACCAACAGTGAAAG aacaGCAACGAGAAAATGATCGTGAACTTCGTAAAGCAGGCAGAGATTTGGAACGTGATAAAAATGCATTGGAAAGAGAAGAAAAGAAGTTG GagttggaaataaaaaaaatggcaaAAGAAGGAAATAACGAAGGTTGTAAAATACTTGCTAAGCAATTAGTACAAATGCGTAAGCAGAAAACTCGTATGTATGCAGCTAACAGTAAG ATATCCAGTGTACAAATTCACAATAAAGCAATGGGTGCAAATATAGCCATTGCAGGTGCAATGGGTACAACAGCCAAGACCATGGGcaacattaacaaaatattgaaccCTGCACAAATATCGAAAGACATGGAGGCATTCAAAGTGGCCAGTGCTAAAATGGATATGACTGATGAAATga TTTCAGAAACTTTAGATGACATCATGACTGAGTCTGGGGATGAAGAGGAAACTGAAGGTGTTGTCAACCAAGTCCTTGATGAAATTGGTATTGAAATAAGTGGAAAG ATGGCCAATGCACCTTCAGTTTCTCGCAACAGAGTTGGTGAATCCACATCTGACATTGACAAAGAACTTATGGCGCAGCTAACAAAACTCAAGTCATAG